A region from the Equus asinus isolate D_3611 breed Donkey chromosome 3, EquAss-T2T_v2, whole genome shotgun sequence genome encodes:
- the ANAPC4 gene encoding anaphase-promoting complex subunit 4 isoform X2 gives MLRFPTCFPSFRVVGEKQLPQEIIFLVWSPKRDLIALANTAGEVLLHRLASFHRVWSFPPNENTGKEVTCLAWRPDGKLLAFALADTKKIVLCDVEKPESLHSFSVEAPVSCMHWMEVTVESSVLTSFYNAEDESNLLLPKLPTLPKNYSNTSKIFSEENSDEIIKLLGDVRLNILVLGGGSGFIELYAYGMFKIARVTGIVGTCLALCLSSDLKSLSVVTEVSATGASEVSYFQLETNLLYSFLPEVTRMARKFTHISALLQYINLSLTCMCEAWEEILMQMDSRLTKFVQEKNTTTSVQDEFMHLLLWGKASAELQTLLMNQLTVKGLKKLGQSIESSYSSIQKLVISHLQSGSESLLYHLSELKGMASWKQKYEPLGLDAAGIEDAITAVGSFILKANELLQVIDSSMKNFKAFFRWLYVAMLRMTEDHVLPELNKMTQKDITFVAEFLTEHFNEAPDLYNRKGKYFNVEKVGQYLKDEDDDLVSPPNTEGNQWYDFLQNSSHLKESPLLFPYYPRKSLHFVKRRMENIIDQCLQKPADVIGKSMNQAICIPLYRDARSEESTRRLFKFPFLWNNKTLNLHYLLFTILEDSLYKMCILRRHTDISQSVSNGLMAIKFGSFTYATTEKVRRSTYSCLDAQFYDDETVTVVLKDTVGREGRDRLLVQLPLSLVYNSEDSTEYQFTGTYSARLDEQCSAIPTRTMHFEKHWRLLESMKAQYVAGNGFRKVSCVHYAQ, from the exons ATGTTGCGCTTTCCGACCTGTTTCCCGTCCTTCCGGGTGGTGGGAGAGAAGCAGCTGCCGCAGGAGATCATTTTCCTGGTCTGGTCACCCAAGAGGGATCTCATTGCCTTGGCCAACACTGCGGGCGAG GTTTTACTTCATCGACTTGCAAGTTTTCATCGAGTTTGGAGTTTTCCACCGAATGAAAATACAGGAAAGGAAGTGACGTGTCTGGCTTGGAGACCAGATGGCAAAC TTttggcctttgctcttgctgataccaaaaaaattgttttgtgtgATGTGGAAAAACCTGAAAGCTTGCACTCCTTTTCTGTGGAGGCTCCAGTTTCTTGTATGCATTGGATGGAAGTGACTGTGGAAAGCAG tgttctaACATCCTTTTATAATGCCGAGGATGAATCAAATCTTCTCTTACCTAAATTACCTACATTGCCAAAAAA TTATAGCAACACCTCAAAAATATTTAG tGAAGAAAATTCTGATGAAATTATTAAGCTTTTGGGAGACGTCAG GCTTAATATTCTCGTCCTTGGAGGAGGCTCTGGATTTATTGAGCTTTATGCTTATGGAATGTTCAAAATTGCTCGAGTCACAGGG ATTGTTGGTACTTGTCTTGCATTGTGTTTATCAAGTGATTTGAAATCATTATCAGTGGTCACAGAGGTTTCTGCCACTGGTGCTTCAGAAGTTTCATACTTTCAG cTTGAAACCAATCTATTGTACTCTTTCCTACCTGAAGTAACTCGAATGGCCAGAAAGTTTACTCACATTTCGGCTCTTTTACAG TATATAAATTTATCACTGACATGTATGTGTGAAGCATGGGAAGAAATACTAATGCAGATGGATTCTCGTCTCACCAAGTTTGTGCAG GAAAAGAACACAACTACATCAGTGCAAGATGAGTTCATGCACTTGCTGTTGTGGGGCAAAGCAAG TGCTGAGCTTCAGACCCTCTTAATGAACCAGTTAACAGTGAAG GGCTTAAAAAAACTTGGCCAGTCTATAGAGTCATCGTATTCCAGTATACAAAAACTGGTTATAAGTCACTTACAGAG TGGCTCAGAGTCTTTATTATACCATTTGAGTGAACTGAAAGGAATGGCTTCATGGAAGCAAAAATATGAACCTCTTGGACTAGATGCTGCAGGAATTGAAG ATGCCATTACGGCTGTGGGTTCTTTCATACTCAAGGCAAATGAACTTCTTCA agTTATAGATAGTagtatgaaaaatttcaaagcattttttcgGTGGCTCTATGTGG caATGTTGAGAATGACAGAAGACCATGTGCTTCCCGAGCTGAATAAG ATGACTCAAAAAGATATCACATTTGTTGCTGAATTTCTTACTGAACATTTCAATGAG GCTCCAGACCTTTATAATCgaaaaggaaaatactttaaCGTTGAAAAAGTTGGTCAG TACTTaaaagatgaagatgatgatCTTGTGTCACCCCCTAACACAGAGGGAAACCAGTGGTATGACTTCCTTCAAAACAGCAGCCACCTTAAAG AAAGTCCTTTGCTGTTTCCTTATTATCCTCGAAAATCATTGCACTTTGTGAAAAGGCGGATGGAGAACATTATTGATCAGTGTTTGCAAAAGCCAGCA GATGTAATTGGAAAATCGATGAATCAAGCGAtctgtattccattgtatagagaTGCTAGAAG tgaggAATCTACACGTAGATTgttcaaatttccttttct gtggaataataaaactttaaatctACACTAtcttctttttactattttagaAGATTCACTTTATAAAATGTGCATCTTAAGGAGACATACTGATATTTCCCA ATCTGTAAGTAATGGACTAATGGCTATTAAATTTGGGAGCTTCACATATGCCACAACCGAAAAAGTGAGAAGAAG CACCTACAGTTGTTTAGATGCACAGTTTTATGATGATGAAACTGTAACAGTAGTTCTTAAAGACACTGTAGGACGTGAAGGAAGAGATCGACTCTTGGTCCAGTTGCCATTGTCTTTAGTATATAACAGTGAAGATTCTACAGAATATCAGTTCACTGGGACTTACTCTGCAAG gctggatgagcagtgcagTGCTATTCCCACACGTACCATGCATTTTGAGAAGCATTGGAGATTACTGGAAAGTATGAAAGCACAGTATGTTGCTGGGAATGGTTTTCGGAAAGTGTCCTGTGTG
- the ANAPC4 gene encoding anaphase-promoting complex subunit 4 isoform X1, protein MLRFPTCFPSFRVVGEKQLPQEIIFLVWSPKRDLIALANTAGEVLLHRLASFHRVWSFPPNENTGKEVTCLAWRPDGKLLAFALADTKKIVLCDVEKPESLHSFSVEAPVSCMHWMEVTVESSVLTSFYNAEDESNLLLPKLPTLPKNYSNTSKIFSEENSDEIIKLLGDVRLNILVLGGGSGFIELYAYGMFKIARVTGIVGTCLALCLSSDLKSLSVVTEVSATGASEVSYFQLETNLLYSFLPEVTRMARKFTHISALLQYINLSLTCMCEAWEEILMQMDSRLTKFVQEKNTTTSVQDEFMHLLLWGKASAELQTLLMNQLTVKGLKKLGQSIESSYSSIQKLVISHLQSGSESLLYHLSELKGMASWKQKYEPLGLDAAGIEDAITAVGSFILKANELLQVIDSSMKNFKAFFRWLYVAMLRMTEDHVLPELNKMTQKDITFVAEFLTEHFNEAPDLYNRKGKYFNVEKVGQYLKDEDDDLVSPPNTEGNQWYDFLQNSSHLKESPLLFPYYPRKSLHFVKRRMENIIDQCLQKPADVIGKSMNQAICIPLYRDARSEESTRRLFKFPFLWNNKTLNLHYLLFTILEDSLYKMCILRRHTDISQSVSNGLMAIKFGSFTYATTEKVRRSTYSCLDAQFYDDETVTVVLKDTVGREGRDRLLVQLPLSLVYNSEDSTEYQFTGTYSARLDEQCSAIPTRTMHFEKHWRLLESMKAQYVAGNGFRKVSCVLSSNLRHVRVFEMDIDDEWELDESSDEEEEAGTKPVRIKEEALSESEAENQPAGAVLAPEIVIKVEKLDPELDS, encoded by the exons ATGTTGCGCTTTCCGACCTGTTTCCCGTCCTTCCGGGTGGTGGGAGAGAAGCAGCTGCCGCAGGAGATCATTTTCCTGGTCTGGTCACCCAAGAGGGATCTCATTGCCTTGGCCAACACTGCGGGCGAG GTTTTACTTCATCGACTTGCAAGTTTTCATCGAGTTTGGAGTTTTCCACCGAATGAAAATACAGGAAAGGAAGTGACGTGTCTGGCTTGGAGACCAGATGGCAAAC TTttggcctttgctcttgctgataccaaaaaaattgttttgtgtgATGTGGAAAAACCTGAAAGCTTGCACTCCTTTTCTGTGGAGGCTCCAGTTTCTTGTATGCATTGGATGGAAGTGACTGTGGAAAGCAG tgttctaACATCCTTTTATAATGCCGAGGATGAATCAAATCTTCTCTTACCTAAATTACCTACATTGCCAAAAAA TTATAGCAACACCTCAAAAATATTTAG tGAAGAAAATTCTGATGAAATTATTAAGCTTTTGGGAGACGTCAG GCTTAATATTCTCGTCCTTGGAGGAGGCTCTGGATTTATTGAGCTTTATGCTTATGGAATGTTCAAAATTGCTCGAGTCACAGGG ATTGTTGGTACTTGTCTTGCATTGTGTTTATCAAGTGATTTGAAATCATTATCAGTGGTCACAGAGGTTTCTGCCACTGGTGCTTCAGAAGTTTCATACTTTCAG cTTGAAACCAATCTATTGTACTCTTTCCTACCTGAAGTAACTCGAATGGCCAGAAAGTTTACTCACATTTCGGCTCTTTTACAG TATATAAATTTATCACTGACATGTATGTGTGAAGCATGGGAAGAAATACTAATGCAGATGGATTCTCGTCTCACCAAGTTTGTGCAG GAAAAGAACACAACTACATCAGTGCAAGATGAGTTCATGCACTTGCTGTTGTGGGGCAAAGCAAG TGCTGAGCTTCAGACCCTCTTAATGAACCAGTTAACAGTGAAG GGCTTAAAAAAACTTGGCCAGTCTATAGAGTCATCGTATTCCAGTATACAAAAACTGGTTATAAGTCACTTACAGAG TGGCTCAGAGTCTTTATTATACCATTTGAGTGAACTGAAAGGAATGGCTTCATGGAAGCAAAAATATGAACCTCTTGGACTAGATGCTGCAGGAATTGAAG ATGCCATTACGGCTGTGGGTTCTTTCATACTCAAGGCAAATGAACTTCTTCA agTTATAGATAGTagtatgaaaaatttcaaagcattttttcgGTGGCTCTATGTGG caATGTTGAGAATGACAGAAGACCATGTGCTTCCCGAGCTGAATAAG ATGACTCAAAAAGATATCACATTTGTTGCTGAATTTCTTACTGAACATTTCAATGAG GCTCCAGACCTTTATAATCgaaaaggaaaatactttaaCGTTGAAAAAGTTGGTCAG TACTTaaaagatgaagatgatgatCTTGTGTCACCCCCTAACACAGAGGGAAACCAGTGGTATGACTTCCTTCAAAACAGCAGCCACCTTAAAG AAAGTCCTTTGCTGTTTCCTTATTATCCTCGAAAATCATTGCACTTTGTGAAAAGGCGGATGGAGAACATTATTGATCAGTGTTTGCAAAAGCCAGCA GATGTAATTGGAAAATCGATGAATCAAGCGAtctgtattccattgtatagagaTGCTAGAAG tgaggAATCTACACGTAGATTgttcaaatttccttttct gtggaataataaaactttaaatctACACTAtcttctttttactattttagaAGATTCACTTTATAAAATGTGCATCTTAAGGAGACATACTGATATTTCCCA ATCTGTAAGTAATGGACTAATGGCTATTAAATTTGGGAGCTTCACATATGCCACAACCGAAAAAGTGAGAAGAAG CACCTACAGTTGTTTAGATGCACAGTTTTATGATGATGAAACTGTAACAGTAGTTCTTAAAGACACTGTAGGACGTGAAGGAAGAGATCGACTCTTGGTCCAGTTGCCATTGTCTTTAGTATATAACAGTGAAGATTCTACAGAATATCAGTTCACTGGGACTTACTCTGCAAG gctggatgagcagtgcagTGCTATTCCCACACGTACCATGCATTTTGAGAAGCATTGGAGATTACTGGAAAGTATGAAAGCACAGTATGTTGCTGGGAATGGTTTTCGGAAAGTGTCCTGTGTG TTAAGCTCAAATCTCCGTCATGTGAGAGTGTTTGAAATGGACATAGATGATGAGTGGGAGCTCGATGAGTCTTCCgatgaagaggaggaggctggTACTAAGCCTGTGAGGATAAAGGAAGAGGCGCTGTCCGAATCAGAGGCAGAGAACCAGCCAGCCGGTGCTGTGTTAGCTCCGGAGATAGTCATTAAAGTGGAAAAACTTGACCCTGAGCTGGACTCTTAA